A window of the Janthinobacterium agaricidamnosum NBRC 102515 = DSM 9628 genome harbors these coding sequences:
- a CDS encoding type I restriction endonuclease subunit R yields the protein MNITPNSREQYSAHMPALHLLCNLGWNFLTTGQALAMRGGTREVLLKPRLIEVLQERRYEYKGEWYPLSPSGIDQIVRELAALSLAEGLLSANEQLYRKLALGITVTEFMADGKKHQPTIHVIDWTDATANRWDVTEELEVLAAQGTYHRKPDVVCFVNGIPLAVIEAKRPESGGGSHPSKAMVNEGISQHLRNQRPDEIPNLFAYAQLLLSISQTDGRYGTTHTAAKFWAKWREEEFDEAHMQARKNASLTPKVRGALFEGKPVALATYFDALWSAPMQATEQDRLLVSLLTPARLLEFLRGYVLFDRKVGKIVARYQQFFGIRSLLTRIGQLRPDGGREGGVVWHTTGSGKSFTMVFLTKALLLVETLKECRVVVVTDRIDLETQLSRNFMTGGAFGSSIATQKDGEKSRSLSGRDLARRIGSGTERITFTLVHKFNTASKLPECRNDSANMIVLVDEGHRSHGGETHERMKKALPKAAYIAFTGTPLLKNEKTANKFGPIVHAYTMQRAVEDETVAPLLYEERMPELDINEDAVNRWFEKITSNLSDAQRIDLKRKFAKKGVIYGAANRIELIAWDIATHFSENIKKLDLGLKGQMATDSKLDAIRYKKALDDTGLVTSAVVVSAPDTREGNADVDEDTLPEVQKWWKQTMANFGNDAEAYEKRIVNDFGTDGAPDLLIVVDKLLTGFDEPRNTVLYIDKPLKGHNLIQAVARVNRLHDAKRYGVLVDYRGILKELDTAIRGYQDLETRTQGGFDVSDLEGLYHQFSTEYKRLPTLHDHLWSFFKSVSNKLDREQYRQVLSPKFVKGSDGEEYDERQKLRDDFYEALTAFGLCLQTALSSRSFFEDKSFSEELIARYKADLRFFTELRQTARRDAMETVDYSVYEEQIRKLVDKQVIGTEVRQPEGVYLVHQLGKVEDPKDWSEEKTRNETDMIRTRLRKTIEQDLVEDPYAQKVFGELLRQAIAEAEAMFDHPLKQYALFQAFAQQLESRTIPGVPEALADKPHAKAYFGAIRLVLGEDAFAAHSSEAVDGLVQQALAMDTLVRDAVAENSLNPQNIEAAIRKGLLPLLFGTLGLDNAKQVVEQVIQITRVGLSK from the coding sequence ATGAACATCACACCCAACTCCCGCGAACAATACAGCGCCCATATGCCAGCATTGCACCTTCTGTGCAACTTGGGATGGAACTTTCTGACTACTGGACAGGCGCTGGCTATGCGAGGCGGCACGCGAGAGGTGTTACTCAAGCCTCGGTTAATCGAAGTGCTGCAGGAGCGGCGCTACGAATATAAGGGTGAGTGGTATCCGCTGTCGCCCAGTGGCATCGACCAAATTGTGCGGGAGCTGGCTGCACTCAGTCTTGCCGAAGGGCTTTTGTCTGCTAACGAACAGCTCTATCGTAAGTTAGCCTTGGGCATCACAGTCACGGAGTTTATGGCCGACGGCAAGAAGCACCAACCCACCATCCACGTGATCGACTGGACTGATGCGACAGCCAACCGTTGGGATGTGACCGAAGAGTTGGAAGTGCTGGCCGCACAAGGCACATATCATCGCAAGCCGGACGTGGTGTGTTTCGTGAACGGCATTCCATTGGCGGTGATCGAAGCCAAGCGACCTGAGTCAGGCGGCGGTAGCCACCCATCCAAGGCCATGGTGAACGAGGGTATCAGCCAGCACTTGCGCAATCAGCGGCCTGACGAAATTCCCAACTTGTTTGCCTACGCTCAGTTGTTGCTCTCCATTAGCCAGACCGATGGACGCTATGGCACTACCCATACGGCCGCGAAATTCTGGGCCAAGTGGCGTGAAGAAGAGTTCGACGAGGCGCATATGCAAGCTCGCAAGAACGCATCGCTGACGCCGAAAGTGCGCGGTGCGCTGTTTGAAGGCAAGCCTGTCGCCCTGGCCACCTACTTTGACGCACTATGGAGCGCTCCTATGCAGGCAACCGAACAGGACCGCTTGTTGGTCAGTTTGCTAACACCCGCCCGCTTGCTAGAATTCCTGCGCGGCTATGTGCTTTTCGACCGCAAGGTGGGCAAGATCGTGGCCCGCTACCAGCAGTTCTTTGGCATCCGCTCGCTGCTGACACGCATTGGCCAATTGCGCCCGGATGGGGGCCGAGAGGGAGGCGTTGTGTGGCACACCACAGGCTCGGGCAAGAGCTTCACCATGGTGTTCCTGACCAAAGCGCTGCTCTTGGTGGAAACCTTGAAGGAATGCCGCGTGGTGGTAGTGACCGACCGCATCGATCTGGAAACCCAACTCTCGCGCAATTTTATGACTGGCGGCGCCTTTGGCTCCAGCATCGCCACGCAGAAAGACGGAGAGAAAAGCCGCAGTCTTTCCGGTCGAGATTTGGCCCGCCGCATCGGGAGCGGAACAGAGCGCATCACGTTCACGTTGGTGCACAAGTTCAACACAGCATCCAAGCTGCCCGAGTGCCGGAACGACTCGGCCAACATGATCGTGCTAGTGGATGAGGGCCATCGCAGCCATGGCGGCGAGACTCACGAGCGCATGAAGAAGGCGCTTCCAAAAGCAGCTTACATCGCCTTTACTGGCACCCCTTTATTGAAGAATGAGAAGACGGCCAATAAGTTCGGTCCCATCGTTCACGCCTACACGATGCAGCGTGCGGTGGAGGACGAAACGGTCGCCCCTTTGCTTTACGAAGAACGCATGCCGGAACTCGACATCAACGAAGACGCTGTCAATCGTTGGTTCGAGAAGATCACCAGCAACCTCAGCGACGCCCAGCGCATTGACTTGAAGAGAAAGTTCGCTAAGAAGGGGGTCATCTACGGTGCAGCTAACCGCATCGAGCTAATTGCTTGGGATATCGCTACCCACTTCAGCGAGAACATCAAAAAGCTCGATCTGGGGCTAAAAGGCCAGATGGCGACGGACAGCAAGCTCGATGCGATTCGCTACAAGAAAGCCTTGGACGATACCGGTCTGGTGACCAGTGCCGTAGTGGTCTCGGCCCCCGACACGCGAGAAGGCAACGCTGACGTGGACGAAGATACCCTGCCCGAGGTGCAGAAATGGTGGAAGCAGACCATGGCCAATTTCGGTAACGACGCCGAGGCCTATGAAAAGCGGATCGTCAACGACTTTGGCACCGACGGCGCTCCGGACTTGTTGATCGTGGTGGACAAGCTGCTGACCGGATTCGACGAGCCGCGCAACACCGTGCTCTATATTGACAAGCCGTTGAAAGGCCACAACCTCATACAGGCAGTGGCACGCGTAAATCGTCTGCATGATGCTAAGCGGTATGGCGTGTTGGTGGACTACCGAGGCATCTTGAAGGAATTGGACACCGCAATCCGTGGATACCAGGACTTGGAAACCCGAACGCAGGGCGGCTTTGATGTCAGCGATCTCGAAGGGCTGTACCACCAATTCAGCACGGAATACAAGCGCCTGCCGACGTTGCATGACCACTTGTGGTCGTTCTTCAAATCGGTCTCCAACAAGCTAGATCGCGAGCAGTATCGTCAGGTGCTGAGCCCAAAGTTTGTGAAAGGCAGTGATGGAGAAGAGTATGACGAACGTCAGAAATTACGTGACGATTTCTATGAAGCGCTGACCGCTTTCGGTCTGTGTCTACAGACTGCACTATCGTCTCGCAGCTTTTTCGAAGACAAGAGCTTCTCGGAGGAATTGATTGCGCGATACAAAGCTGACCTGCGCTTCTTCACTGAGCTGCGGCAAACCGCCCGCCGGGACGCGATGGAGACTGTGGACTATAGCGTCTATGAAGAGCAAATCCGTAAGTTGGTAGATAAGCAAGTCATCGGAACCGAAGTGCGACAACCTGAGGGCGTGTACTTGGTGCACCAGTTGGGCAAGGTCGAAGACCCTAAAGACTGGTCTGAAGAAAAGACGCGTAATGAAACGGACATGATTCGTACCCGCCTGCGTAAGACTATCGAACAGGACTTAGTGGAGGACCCCTATGCGCAAAAGGTGTTCGGTGAACTGCTGAGGCAAGCCATTGCCGAGGCGGAGGCCATGTTCGATCATCCGCTAAAGCAGTACGCTCTGTTTCAGGCCTTCGCGCAACAACTGGAGTCTCGAACGATACCGGGCGTGCCGGAGGCCTTGGCAGATAAACCACATGCCAAGGCCTACTTTGGCGCGATTCGTCTGGTGCTGGGGGAGGATGCCTTTGCTGCGCATAGCAGTGAGGCTGTGGACGGCTTGGTGCAGCAGGCTTTAGCGATGGACACTTTAGTTCGCGATGCAGTCGCAGAAAACTCGCTCAACCCGCAGAATATCGAAGCGGCAATCCGTAAGGGCTTGTTGCCGCTGTTGTTCGGCACCCTGGGTCTCGACAATGCAAAGCAAGTGGTGGAGCAGGTCATCCAGATTACGCGTGTGGGGCTGAGCAAGTGA